The following are encoded in a window of Impatiens glandulifera chromosome 5, dImpGla2.1, whole genome shotgun sequence genomic DNA:
- the LOC124939107 gene encoding zinc finger protein 1-like, with protein sequence MALQTAHIDNFMDSDTWTKRKRSKRAPLRPSDDSPTAADENLAICLVMLANGVTDNSSSSPPSPPKPAVSFNCSVCGKSFHSYQALGGHKASHRSKPPAGESAPPSKVVPVSFPSGRVHECSICHKCFPTGQALGGHKRRHYEGGNNVNNFGTPSSGSSSGRNFDLNLPAMPEMEVEMSVDLKEKNQYNGEEEVESLVP encoded by the coding sequence ATGGCCCTTCAAACTGCTCACATCGACAATTTCATGGATTCCGATACTTGGACCAAGCGCAAGCGATCCAAACGCGCCCCACTTCGCCCATCCGATGATTCTCCTACCGCCGCCGACGAGAATCTCGCTATCTGCCTCGTCATGCTTGCAAACGGCGTCACCGATAACTCCTCATCTTCTCCTCCGTCGCCGCCCAAGCCGGCGGTAAGTTTCAATTGCAGTGTCTGCGGTAAGTCCTTCCATTCTTATCAAGCACTTGGTGGTCATAAAGCCAGCCACCGGAGTAAACCTCCGGCGGGGGAATCTGCACCGCCGTCCAAAGTGGTTCCCGTTTCCTTTCCTAGTGGGCGCGTTCACGAATGTTCAATCTGTCACAAGTGTTTTCCGACGGGACAAGCCTTAGGAGGGCACAAACGGCGTCATTACGAGGGTGGTAATAACGTGAATAATTTTGGTACGCCGTCTTCTGGTAGCAGCTCGGGGAGGAATTTTGATTTGAATCTGCCGGCGATGCCGGAAATGGAGGTGGAGATGAGCGTTGacctaaaagaaaaaaatcaatacaATGGGGAAGAAGAAGTGGAAAGTCTGGTTCCTTAG